From the genome of Seriola aureovittata isolate HTS-2021-v1 ecotype China chromosome 6, ASM2101889v1, whole genome shotgun sequence, one region includes:
- the borcs8 gene encoding BLOC-1-related complex subunit 8 isoform X3, with protein MEDQEMQLKVRRVSDKFTESMYVLANEPSVALYRLQEHVRRSLPELVQHKTDMQSWEEQSQGAIYTVEYACSAVKSMTNSSMYFKNIDSLLRQAISMKEQISNSQGRSPLVSAPHAPSTSS; from the exons ATGGAGGACCAAgagatgcagctgaaagttAGACGAG TGTCTGACAAGTTCACGGAGAGCATGTACGTACTGGCTAACGAGCCGTCAGTGGCTCTCTACAGACTGCAGGAACACGTCAGGAGGTCGCTGCCTGAACTGGTGCAGCACAAG ACAGATATGCAGAGCTGGGAGGAGCAGAGTCAAGGAGCCATCTATACTGTGGAGTATGCATGCAG TGCTGTGAAGAGCATGACGAACAGCAGCatgtatttcaaaaatattgACAGTCTGCTCCGTCAAGCCATCAGCATGAAGGAACAGATTAGCAACTCTCAAGGACGCAG TCCCCTTGTCTCTGCTCCACATGCCCCATCCACTTCCTCATGA
- the borcs8 gene encoding BLOC-1-related complex subunit 8 isoform X1 yields the protein MEDQEMQLKVRRVSDKFTESMYVLANEPSVALYRLQEHVRRSLPELVQHKTDMQSWEEQSQGAIYTVEYACSAVKSMTNSSMYFKNIDSLLRQAISMKEQISNSQGRSLHDVTHSPSPLVSAPHAPSTSS from the exons ATGGAGGACCAAgagatgcagctgaaagttAGACGAG TGTCTGACAAGTTCACGGAGAGCATGTACGTACTGGCTAACGAGCCGTCAGTGGCTCTCTACAGACTGCAGGAACACGTCAGGAGGTCGCTGCCTGAACTGGTGCAGCACAAG ACAGATATGCAGAGCTGGGAGGAGCAGAGTCAAGGAGCCATCTATACTGTGGAGTATGCATGCAG TGCTGTGAAGAGCATGACGAACAGCAGCatgtatttcaaaaatattgACAGTCTGCTCCGTCAAGCCATCAGCATGAAGGAACAGATTAGCAACTCTCAAGGACGCAG CTTACATGATGTGACCCATTCTCCTAGTCCCCTTGTCTCTGCTCCACATGCCCCATCCACTTCCTCATGA
- the nr2c2ap gene encoding nuclear receptor 2C2-associated protein has protein sequence MASSVICRETQSRVSSVLNRDVKQYGKKYMFDCNEETCWNSDQGECQWVSLEFPQSVTLSELKVQFQGGFSAKTCKLEGCLKDGDFTVISHIYPEDNNSLQSFPIQEAPAVDKVKIIFENSADFFGRIIVYSLDILGENAS, from the exons ATGGCTTCCTCGGTAAtttgcagagaaacacagagcag GGTGAGTTCAGTGCTAAACAGAGACGTGAAGCAGTATGGAAAGAAGTACATGTTTGACTGCAATGAGGAGACGTGCTGGAATTCAGACCAG ggTGAATGTCAGTGGGTGTCTCTGGAGTTCCCCCAGTCTGTCACGCTATCAGAATTAAAGGTCCAGTTCCAGGGAGGCTTCTCTGCAAAAACATGCAAGCTGGAAG GTTGCCTTAAAGATGGAGACTTTACAGTGATCAGCCATATTTACCCAGAAGACAACAACTCGCTTCAG AGCTTTCCCATACAGGAGGCCCCTGCAGTggacaaagtaaaaataatatttgagaATAGTGCCGACTTTTTTGGGAGAATTATTGTTTATTCCTTGGACATCCTGGGGGAAAACGCTTCATGA
- the rfxank gene encoding DNA-binding protein RFXANK, with amino-acid sequence METRGDDEVADGQNIQATNANACPYESRDETSNENMDVDEEGLFKHSTTLTNKQRGNEITVRPATLDSLSIHQLAAQGEVSQVAAHLSKDSSLLSKQDERGFTPLMWAAAFGEKAMVDFLLEKGADPKTIARERESALTLASSGGYVDIVESLLRHGVDINTYDWNGGTPLLYAVRGNHIKCVEALLAKGADMTIESDSGYSPMALAVALGHKKIQKVLEDHILKLYKPTPTST; translated from the exons ATGGAGACCAGAGGTGATGATGAGGTTGCAGATGGCCAAAATATTCAGGCAACTAACGCTAACGCATGTCCCTACGAGTCCAGAGATGAGACGTCCAATG AGAACATGGATGTGGATGAAGAGGGTTTGTTCAAACACTCCACAACTCTGACCAACAAACAGCGTGGGAATGAGATTACAGTTCGCCCAGCAACATTAGACT CTCTGTCTATCCACCAGCTGGCAGCTCAGGGCGAGGTTTCACAAGTGGCTGCACATCTGAGTAAAG ACAGTTCATTGCTCAGCAAACAGGATGAACGGGGCTTTACACCTCTAATGTGGGCAGCAGCGTTTGGAGAGAAAGCAATGGTGGATTTTCTCTTGGAAAAG GGTGCAGACCCCAAAACAATCGCGAGGGAGCGAGAGAGTGCCCTGACACTGGCCAGCTCTGGAGGTTATGTGGACATTGTCGAGTCTCTTCTCAGACATGGAGTAGACATTAACACTTACGACTGG AATGGTGGAACTCCTCTTCTTTATGCTGTACGAGGGAACCACATCAAATGTGTAGAGGCACTCTTAG CCAAAGGAGCAGACATGACCATTGAGTCTGATTCTGGGTACAGCCCAATGGCCTTAGCTGTTGCCCTTGGACACAAAAAGA TTCAGAAAGTGTTGGAGGACCATATTCTGAAACTCTACAAGCCAACACCAACGTCGACATGA
- the borcs8 gene encoding BLOC-1-related complex subunit 8 isoform X2: MEDQEMQLKVRRVSDKFTESMYVLANEPSVALYRLQEHVRRSLPELVQHKTDMQSWEEQSQGAIYTVEYACSAVKSMTNSSMYFKNIDSLLRQAISMKEQISNSQGRRKRTMDSGMLKEGGEKHSSGM, encoded by the exons ATGGAGGACCAAgagatgcagctgaaagttAGACGAG TGTCTGACAAGTTCACGGAGAGCATGTACGTACTGGCTAACGAGCCGTCAGTGGCTCTCTACAGACTGCAGGAACACGTCAGGAGGTCGCTGCCTGAACTGGTGCAGCACAAG ACAGATATGCAGAGCTGGGAGGAGCAGAGTCAAGGAGCCATCTATACTGTGGAGTATGCATGCAG TGCTGTGAAGAGCATGACGAACAGCAGCatgtatttcaaaaatattgACAGTCTGCTCCGTCAAGCCATCAGCATGAAGGAACAGATTAGCAACTCTCAAGGACGCAG GAAGAGGACCATGGACTCTGGCATGCTAAAGGAAGGGGGAGAAAAACACAGCTCTGGGATGTGA